GAAAGACATCCTTAACGGCGCTGATCTCTTTGTCCCTGCTGTCGGGCTGCGGCGGGGAGAGTCCGGAAAGCGCACCGGTATTCGCGAATGTGTCGGTTCATGATCCGTCTGTGATCCGGGTGGAGGATACGTATTACGTATTCGGCTCCCATCTGGCCTCGGCCAAGTCGAAGGACCTGATGTCCTGGACCCAGATCTCTTCAGGCGTGACCGATGATAATGTGCTGATTCCGAATGTTACCGAGGAGCTTAGCGAGACGCTGAGCTGGGCGCAATCGGACACGCTGTGGGCACCGGATGTTATTCAATTAGCGGACGGTAAATTCTACATGTATTACGATGCCTGCAGGGGAGATTCCCCGTTGTCGGCGCTTGGGATTGCTGTAGCGGATCAGATTGAGGGGCCTTATAAGAACAAGGGGATTATTCTGAAGTCGGGCATGTCCGGCATCGGGGATGACGGAGAGGTGTATGATGCCACGCAGAAGCCGAATGTAGTCGACCCTGATGTGTTCTTCGACAAGGACGGCAAGCTGTGGATGGTCTACGGCTCCTACTCCGGGGGGATCTTCATTCTGGAGCTGGACCCGGCGACCGGCTTCCCGCTGGAAGGCCAGGGCTACGGCAAGAAGCTGCTGGGAGGGAATCATGCCCGGATCGAAGGCCCGTACATGCTGTACAGCCCGGAGACGGATTACTATTATCTGTTCTTGTCTTACGGAGGTCTGGATGCGAATGGCGGCTACAACATCCGGGTTGCCCGCTCCAGACAGCCGGATGGGCCGTTTGAAGATTCCGCAGGCAGACCTATGCTGGATGCGCAAGGAACAGCCGGTGTTCTGTTCGATGATCCGGAATATGCCCCTTATGGCGTCAAGCTGATGGGGAATCATCAATTCCTGAATACGGATAAGG
This region of Paenibacillus sp. FSL K6-1096 genomic DNA includes:
- a CDS encoding glycoside hydrolase family 43 protein: MRKTSLTALISLSLLSGCGGESPESAPVFANVSVHDPSVIRVEDTYYVFGSHLASAKSKDLMSWTQISSGVTDDNVLIPNVTEELSETLSWAQSDTLWAPDVIQLADGKFYMYYDACRGDSPLSALGIAVADQIEGPYKNKGIILKSGMSGIGDDGEVYDATQKPNVVDPDVFFDKDGKLWMVYGSYSGGIFILELDPATGFPLEGQGYGKKLLGGNHARIEGPYMLYSPETDYYYLFLSYGGLDANGGYNIRVARSRQPDGPFEDSAGRPMLDAQGTAGVLFDDPEYAPYGVKLMGNHQFLNTDKESAATEEGYVSPGHNSAYYDEESGNYYLIFHTRFPGRGEQHEVRVHQMFMNEAGWPVAAPYRYGGEKIGKYTAGEVSGEYQAVIYSKEISAEITESQPVTLNADGTITGSVTGTWSLSNEHTAKLTIEGEEYSGVFLREWSEAAAGQVMTFTVLSADGVPVWGSQMSRE